A genomic stretch from Hyalangium ruber includes:
- a CDS encoding GNAT family N-acetyltransferase, with protein MTVTVRPARPADAEALGRMGAALVRQHHGFDAARFMLPDDVEAGYRWWLGKELKAKEAVVLVAERDGEVIGYAYGRVEERDWNALRDRCGGLHDIWVEEAARCTGAGTLLIEELMRRFAALGVPRVILMSASKNEAAQRFFTRHGWRPTMVEMTREVPD; from the coding sequence ATGACCGTCACCGTTCGTCCCGCCAGGCCCGCGGACGCGGAGGCCCTGGGCCGCATGGGCGCCGCGCTGGTCCGCCAGCACCACGGCTTCGATGCCGCGCGCTTCATGCTCCCGGATGACGTGGAGGCCGGCTATCGCTGGTGGCTGGGCAAGGAGCTGAAGGCGAAGGAGGCGGTGGTGCTCGTGGCGGAGCGGGACGGAGAGGTGATCGGCTACGCCTACGGCCGCGTCGAAGAGCGCGACTGGAATGCGCTGAGAGACCGCTGCGGGGGCCTGCACGACATCTGGGTCGAGGAGGCCGCGCGCTGCACGGGGGCGGGGACGCTGCTGATCGAGGAGCTGATGCGACGCTTCGCCGCGTTGGGGGTTCCCCGGGTCATCCTCATGAGCGCCTCGAAGAACGAGGCGGCGCAGCGATTCTTCACCCGACATGGCTGGCGCCCCACCATGGTCGAGATGACACGAGAAGTGCCGGACTGA
- the pgm gene encoding phosphoglucomutase (alpha-D-glucose-1,6-bisphosphate-dependent) produces the protein MPHPLAGKPPPDSVLIHPETLRAQYYSERPDVREPEQRVAFGTSGHRGSAARRSFNEAHILAVTQAVCEYRKQERIDGPLFLGMDTHALSEPAQRTALEVLAANGVEVRFTEEATPTPVISHAILTYNRGRTAGLADGVVITPSHNPPEDGGIKYNPPNGGPADTKITAWIEKRANELLGAGNAGVARIPYERARVASHIRTYDFVVPYVEDLGQVLDMEVIRGANLRIGADPLGGSNLVYWKPIAERYGLNLTVVNATVDPTFRFMPLDHDGKIRMDCSSPYAMANLVALKDQYDIAFGNDTDSDRHGIVTRSVGLMNPNHYLAVAISYLFRNRPGWKADAAVGKTLVSSSMIDRVAKDLGRRVVEVPVGFKWFVDGLLDGSLGFGGEESAGASFLRRDGTVWSTDKDGIILDLLAVEILARTGKDPGTHYAELTARFNAPLYTRIDQPATSAQKAVLKKLSPESVRASTLAGEPILQRLTRAPGNNAELGGLKVVAENGWFAARPSGTEDVYKIYAESFRDQAHLDAVVEEARAIVGEAFSRA, from the coding sequence GTGCCCCATCCTCTCGCTGGCAAGCCCCCGCCCGATTCCGTCCTCATCCACCCCGAGACGCTGCGCGCGCAGTACTACTCGGAGCGCCCTGACGTGCGTGAGCCCGAGCAGCGGGTCGCCTTCGGCACCTCGGGCCACCGGGGCTCGGCCGCTCGCCGGAGCTTCAACGAGGCGCACATCCTCGCGGTGACGCAGGCGGTCTGCGAGTACCGCAAGCAGGAGCGCATCGACGGTCCGCTCTTCCTGGGCATGGACACGCATGCGCTGTCTGAGCCTGCCCAGCGCACGGCGCTGGAGGTGCTGGCCGCCAACGGCGTGGAGGTGCGCTTCACGGAAGAGGCCACGCCCACGCCGGTCATCTCGCACGCCATCCTCACCTACAACCGGGGCAGGACGGCGGGGCTGGCGGATGGCGTCGTGATTACGCCCTCGCACAACCCGCCCGAGGATGGCGGAATCAAATACAACCCGCCCAACGGTGGCCCCGCGGACACGAAGATCACCGCTTGGATCGAGAAGCGCGCCAACGAGCTGCTCGGTGCTGGCAACGCGGGCGTGGCGCGCATTCCGTACGAGCGTGCCCGGGTCGCCTCGCATATCCGCACGTACGACTTCGTCGTCCCGTACGTCGAGGACCTGGGGCAGGTGCTGGACATGGAGGTGATTCGCGGGGCGAACCTGCGCATCGGCGCCGATCCGCTGGGCGGCTCGAACCTCGTCTACTGGAAGCCGATCGCCGAGCGGTACGGGCTGAACCTGACGGTGGTGAACGCGACGGTGGATCCCACCTTCCGGTTCATGCCGTTGGACCATGACGGGAAGATCCGCATGGACTGCTCGTCGCCGTACGCCATGGCGAACCTCGTGGCGCTCAAGGACCAGTACGACATCGCCTTTGGCAACGACACCGACTCGGATCGGCACGGCATCGTCACGCGCAGCGTGGGGCTGATGAACCCCAACCACTACCTCGCGGTGGCCATCTCGTACCTGTTCCGCAACCGCCCCGGGTGGAAGGCGGACGCGGCGGTGGGCAAGACGCTGGTGAGCAGCAGCATGATCGACCGCGTGGCGAAGGACCTGGGCCGGCGCGTTGTCGAGGTGCCCGTGGGCTTCAAGTGGTTCGTGGATGGGCTCTTGGACGGCTCGCTGGGCTTCGGGGGCGAGGAGAGCGCCGGTGCCTCGTTCCTGCGCCGGGATGGCACGGTGTGGTCCACGGACAAGGACGGCATCATCCTGGACCTGCTCGCGGTGGAGATCCTCGCGCGTACCGGTAAGGATCCGGGCACGCACTACGCGGAGCTCACCGCGCGCTTCAACGCGCCGCTGTACACGCGCATCGACCAGCCGGCCACCTCGGCCCAGAAGGCGGTGCTCAAGAAGCTCTCTCCGGAGTCCGTGCGCGCCAGCACGCTGGCGGGGGAGCCTATCCTCCAGCGCCTCACGCGGGCACCGGGCAACAACGCGGAGCTCGGCGGCCTGAAGGTGGTGGCCGAGAATGGGTGGTTCGCCGCGCGGCCCTCGGGCACGGAGGATGTCTACAAGATCTACGCGGAGAGCTTCCGCGACCAGGCGCACCTGGACGCGGTCGTGGAGGAGGCGCGCGCCATCGTGGGCGAGGCGTTCTCGCGCGCGTAG
- a CDS encoding NADPH-dependent FMN reductase codes for MAPKLHVILCSTRPGRVGLTIGKWFHEFATQHGKFEVRLVDLAELNLPLMDEPEHPVRRLYQHEHTKAWSAIVNAADAYVFVTPEYNHGPPPALVNALDYVFHEWAYKPAGFVSYGGLSGGLRAVQVEKQSLVALKVMPIPEQVAIQMYAQYLDANKNFTPSEHHTKAATTLLNELLRWAEALKPLRESAK; via the coding sequence TTGGCCCCGAAGCTTCACGTCATCCTCTGCAGCACCCGCCCTGGCAGGGTGGGCCTGACCATCGGCAAGTGGTTCCACGAGTTCGCGACGCAGCACGGGAAGTTCGAGGTGCGGCTCGTGGACCTGGCGGAGCTCAACCTGCCGCTGATGGACGAGCCCGAGCACCCGGTGCGCCGGCTGTACCAGCACGAGCACACGAAGGCGTGGAGCGCGATCGTCAACGCGGCGGACGCCTACGTCTTCGTGACGCCGGAGTACAACCACGGGCCACCGCCGGCGCTCGTGAACGCGCTGGACTACGTGTTCCACGAGTGGGCCTACAAGCCGGCGGGCTTCGTGAGCTACGGCGGCCTCTCGGGCGGGCTTCGCGCGGTGCAGGTGGAGAAGCAGAGCCTCGTCGCGCTCAAGGTGATGCCGATCCCCGAGCAGGTGGCGATCCAGATGTATGCCCAGTACCTGGATGCCAACAAGAACTTCACGCCCTCGGAGCACCACACCAAGGCGGCGACCACCCTGCTCAACGAGCTGCTCCGGTGGGCCGAGGCGCTGAAGCCCCTGCGAGAGTCCGCGAAGTGA
- a CDS encoding pirin family protein, translating into MPWETSDPFLFCVHHDDAYPKGNEQMGPAASLAGRRIGQDFEGKDGWRMYHGDVVPGFPQHPHRGFETVTIVRRGYIDHSDSLGATARFGNGDVQWLTAGGGIVHSEMFPLVHQNAPNPVELFQIWLNLPSANKMVEPHFSMLWSNTIPKHIAKDAAGRATEVKVVAGKLAGEKTPPPPPKSWAAHADSDVAIWTIKMAPGAEWTLPKAAKGTNRTLYFFRGSSLQVGTLSVGSNMAVKLRPDVAVKLENGPAETELLLLQGRPIGERVVQYGPFVMNSQAEIQQAFADYHRTQFGGWPFANHGPVHPRTEGRFARHADGRIEKIG; encoded by the coding sequence ATGCCGTGGGAGACATCCGATCCGTTCCTCTTCTGCGTCCACCATGACGACGCCTACCCGAAGGGGAACGAGCAGATGGGACCCGCGGCCTCCCTGGCCGGTCGGCGCATCGGCCAGGACTTCGAGGGGAAGGACGGGTGGCGCATGTACCACGGTGACGTGGTGCCCGGCTTCCCTCAGCACCCGCACCGGGGCTTCGAGACGGTGACGATCGTCCGGCGCGGCTACATCGACCACTCGGACTCGCTGGGCGCCACCGCTCGCTTCGGCAACGGCGACGTGCAGTGGCTCACCGCCGGCGGGGGCATCGTCCATTCGGAGATGTTCCCCCTGGTTCACCAGAACGCGCCGAACCCGGTCGAGCTGTTCCAGATCTGGCTCAACCTGCCGAGCGCCAACAAGATGGTGGAGCCCCACTTTTCGATGTTGTGGAGCAACACCATCCCCAAGCACATCGCGAAGGATGCGGCGGGCAGGGCCACCGAGGTCAAAGTGGTGGCGGGCAAGCTGGCGGGAGAGAAGACGCCACCCCCTCCGCCGAAGTCGTGGGCGGCCCATGCGGACTCGGACGTGGCCATCTGGACGATCAAGATGGCACCGGGGGCCGAGTGGACGCTGCCCAAGGCCGCGAAGGGCACCAACCGCACGCTGTACTTCTTCCGGGGCAGCTCGCTGCAGGTCGGCACGCTGTCGGTCGGCTCGAACATGGCGGTGAAGCTCCGCCCCGACGTGGCCGTGAAGCTGGAGAACGGGCCCGCCGAGACCGAGCTGCTGCTGCTGCAGGGCCGGCCCATCGGTGAGCGCGTCGTGCAGTACGGCCCCTTCGTGATGAACTCGCAGGCGGAGATTCAGCAGGCGTTCGCCGACTACCACCGCACGCAGTTCGGCGGCTGGCCGTTCGCCAACCATGGTCCCGTGCATCCGAGGACGGAGGGCCGCTTCGCGCGGCACGCCGACGGTCGCATCGAGAAGATCGGCTGA
- a CDS encoding DUF2383 domain-containing protein produces MAQTDKSVDALNSFLQGEISAVETYRQAIGHVSDAHRTVLETCQQDHEQRVEALRDRISRLGGTPVEGSGPWGVFAKLVQAGADSLGEKAAIQALEEGEDHGLADYQRDMDQVHGEARRFVRMELLPAQKRTHAQLSRLKRTLH; encoded by the coding sequence ATGGCCCAGACCGATAAGTCCGTCGACGCGCTCAACTCGTTCCTGCAGGGAGAGATCTCCGCCGTGGAGACCTACCGCCAGGCGATAGGCCACGTCTCGGACGCCCACCGTACGGTGCTGGAGACCTGCCAGCAGGACCATGAGCAGCGGGTGGAGGCGCTCCGCGATCGCATCTCCAGGCTCGGCGGTACGCCGGTCGAGGGCTCGGGCCCTTGGGGCGTGTTCGCGAAGCTCGTCCAGGCGGGGGCCGACTCGCTCGGAGAGAAGGCGGCCATCCAGGCCCTCGAGGAGGGCGAGGACCACGGGCTGGCGGACTACCAGCGGGACATGGATCAGGTCCACGGTGAGGCGCGCCGCTTCGTCCGCATGGAGCTGCTGCCGGCGCAGAAGCGCACGCACGCGCAACTCAGCCGCCTCAAGCGCACCCTGCACTGA
- a CDS encoding amidohydrolase codes for MLRRSAWWTLTLLALSGSSLAAEPGGTAPRVLQGLDGLYPELDALYRDLHQTPELSTQEEKTAAKMAERLRALGFEVTQKVGGHGVVGILRNGKGPTVMLRTDMDALPVEEKTGLPYASKVTAVDPGGQTVPVMHACGHDMHMTVWTGVATLLAKNKERWRGTVMMVGQPAEERGDGARKMLEAGLFKRFPKPDFALAVHNSSTAAAGTVEYVSGFALANVDSVDVTLYGKGGHGAYPHTTVDPILLAARYVVALQTIVSREKNPLEPAVVTVGSIHGGTKHNIIPDEVKLQLTVRTYKPEVRKQVLDAIERIAKGESQVAGSPRAPEVAITEGTPATYNDPELMKRVVAALTRVLGAQNLKEGNPVMGGEDFSEYGRAGVPAAMLWIGTVEPGKHQQAQKSGATLPSLHSGIFAPDRERTLRTGVTTLTTAALEVLGQP; via the coding sequence GTGCTTCGACGATCTGCCTGGTGGACCCTCACCCTTCTGGCGCTGAGCGGTAGCTCGCTCGCCGCGGAGCCAGGGGGCACGGCGCCTCGCGTGCTGCAAGGCCTGGATGGGCTGTACCCCGAGCTGGACGCGCTCTACCGGGATCTCCATCAGACGCCCGAGCTGTCCACGCAGGAGGAGAAGACGGCGGCGAAGATGGCCGAGCGCCTGCGCGCCCTGGGCTTCGAGGTGACGCAGAAGGTAGGCGGGCATGGCGTGGTGGGAATCCTGCGCAACGGCAAGGGCCCCACGGTGATGCTGCGCACGGACATGGACGCGCTGCCGGTGGAGGAGAAGACGGGGCTGCCCTACGCCAGCAAGGTGACGGCGGTGGACCCGGGCGGGCAGACGGTGCCGGTGATGCACGCCTGCGGGCATGACATGCACATGACGGTGTGGACGGGCGTGGCCACGCTGCTGGCGAAGAACAAGGAGCGCTGGCGGGGCACGGTGATGATGGTGGGGCAGCCGGCCGAGGAGCGCGGCGACGGAGCGCGGAAGATGCTCGAGGCGGGCCTCTTCAAGCGCTTCCCCAAGCCGGACTTCGCCCTGGCCGTCCACAACTCGTCCACGGCGGCGGCCGGGACGGTGGAGTACGTGTCCGGCTTCGCCCTGGCGAACGTGGACTCGGTGGACGTCACCCTCTACGGCAAGGGCGGCCACGGGGCCTACCCGCACACCACGGTGGACCCCATCCTGCTGGCGGCCCGGTACGTGGTGGCGCTGCAGACCATCGTGAGCCGCGAGAAGAACCCGCTGGAGCCCGCGGTGGTGACGGTGGGCTCCATCCACGGCGGCACCAAGCACAACATCATCCCCGACGAGGTGAAGCTCCAACTCACGGTGCGCACCTACAAGCCCGAGGTCCGCAAGCAGGTGCTCGACGCCATCGAGCGCATCGCGAAGGGCGAGTCCCAGGTGGCGGGCTCTCCCCGCGCGCCCGAGGTGGCCATCACCGAGGGCACGCCGGCCACCTACAATGATCCGGAGCTCATGAAGCGGGTGGTGGCTGCCCTGACGCGCGTGCTGGGCGCGCAGAACCTCAAGGAGGGCAACCCGGTCATGGGCGGGGAGGACTTCTCCGAGTACGGCCGCGCGGGCGTGCCGGCGGCGATGCTGTGGATCGGCACGGTGGAGCCGGGCAAGCACCAGCAGGCCCAGAAGTCGGGGGCGACGTTGCCCTCGCTCCACTCTGGCATCTTCGCGCCGGACCGCGAGCGGACGCTGCGCACGGGCGTCACCACGCTGACCACCGCCGCCCTGGAGGTCCTGGGCCAGCCGTAG
- a CDS encoding long-chain fatty acid--CoA ligase produces the protein MLPGRMMDFPLTLTHFLERARTFFGRTELTSRRPDKSLHRSTYADLHRRACQLAHALRRLGVKPGDRVASLCWNHHQHLELYFAVPSMGAVLHTLNLRLHPNDLGYIARHAEDRVLVVDRSLLPLFEKFAGSVSSLQHVIVVPDDGPAPCGRLDYEQLLAAEPDSYDFPSLDERTAAMLCYTSGTTGNPKGVLYSHRSIVLHTLASCMVDVLGIREADVVLPVVPMFHAAAWGLPFDAVATGAKIVLPGPHLDPASLLELMAHERVTVAGGVPTIWLGILAMLDQEPKRWDLSAMRSMLIGGSAAPASLIDGFLRRHGLEVTHAWGMTEMNPIGTIARLKGHHAGVNDTARLAVRASQGFPLPFVEERHVSDTGQVLPWDAQTMGELEVRGPWVASSYYGDEGKDRFTPDGWFKTGDVVTIDADGYVRITDRSKDVIKSGGEWISSVALENALMAHPAVLEAAVFAGRHPKWDERPLAAVVLKPGQSATKEELTTHLEKNFVQWWLPDAYLFIPQIPRTSTGKFLKTKLREDFGDHLMKQAQE, from the coding sequence ATGCTCCCTGGACGGATGATGGACTTCCCCCTCACCCTCACCCATTTCCTGGAGCGCGCCCGCACGTTCTTCGGGCGCACCGAGCTCACCAGCCGCCGGCCAGACAAATCGCTCCATCGCTCCACGTACGCGGACCTCCACCGCCGCGCATGTCAGCTCGCCCATGCCCTGCGGCGACTCGGGGTGAAGCCAGGGGACCGCGTCGCCTCGCTCTGCTGGAACCACCACCAGCACCTGGAGCTCTACTTCGCCGTGCCCTCCATGGGCGCGGTGCTCCACACCCTCAACCTGCGTCTGCACCCGAACGATCTCGGCTACATCGCCCGCCACGCCGAGGATCGCGTGCTCGTCGTGGATCGCTCCCTGTTGCCGCTGTTCGAGAAGTTCGCCGGCTCGGTCAGCTCCCTCCAGCACGTCATCGTCGTGCCGGATGACGGCCCCGCTCCCTGCGGACGGCTGGACTACGAACAGCTCCTCGCCGCCGAACCGGACAGCTACGACTTCCCCTCGCTCGATGAGCGCACGGCGGCGATGCTCTGCTACACCTCCGGCACCACCGGCAACCCCAAGGGCGTGCTCTACAGCCACCGCTCCATCGTGCTGCACACCCTGGCCTCGTGCATGGTGGATGTGCTCGGCATCCGCGAGGCGGACGTGGTGCTGCCCGTGGTGCCCATGTTCCACGCCGCCGCCTGGGGCCTGCCCTTCGACGCCGTGGCTACTGGCGCGAAGATCGTCCTGCCCGGTCCGCACCTGGATCCCGCCTCGCTGCTGGAGCTGATGGCCCACGAGCGCGTCACCGTGGCCGGGGGCGTACCCACCATCTGGCTCGGCATCCTCGCGATGCTGGATCAGGAGCCCAAGCGGTGGGACCTGAGCGCCATGCGCAGCATGCTCATCGGCGGCTCGGCGGCGCCGGCCTCGCTCATCGACGGCTTCCTGCGGCGGCACGGGCTGGAGGTGACACACGCGTGGGGAATGACGGAGATGAACCCCATCGGGACCATCGCCCGGCTCAAGGGGCACCACGCCGGAGTGAACGACACGGCGCGGCTCGCGGTGCGCGCCAGCCAGGGCTTCCCGCTGCCCTTCGTCGAGGAGCGCCACGTGAGCGACACGGGCCAGGTGCTGCCCTGGGACGCGCAGACGATGGGCGAGCTCGAGGTGCGCGGGCCGTGGGTCGCCTCGTCGTACTACGGCGACGAGGGCAAGGATCGCTTCACTCCAGACGGCTGGTTCAAGACAGGCGATGTCGTCACCATCGACGCGGACGGCTACGTGCGCATCACCGACCGCTCCAAGGACGTCATCAAGTCCGGCGGTGAGTGGATCAGCTCGGTGGCGCTGGAGAACGCGCTGATGGCACACCCGGCGGTGCTGGAGGCGGCCGTGTTCGCGGGGCGCCACCCCAAGTGGGACGAGCGGCCGCTGGCGGCCGTGGTGCTCAAGCCGGGGCAGAGCGCGACGAAGGAAGAGCTGACCACGCATCTGGAGAAGAACTTCGTGCAGTGGTGGCTGCCGGATGCCTACCTCTTCATCCCGCAGATTCCCCGCACGTCCACTGGCAAGTTCCTCAAGACGAAGCTCCGAGAGGACTTCGGTGACCACCTGATGAAGCAGGCTCAGGAGTAG
- a CDS encoding PKD domain-containing protein — protein MNESMSSSLSRWKGRALSCALFLGLAWLGCGSDPEPQPSPGDAVAPGRVQLTAGVTAGEFITGQRRLEAVAEDDSGTVAKVAFYVSNVLACADNEAKASGATFGCVWNASQTPEGDYVLTVAALDSSGNTTTSAPIAFSVGVRNEPPVFTEVTAAPATVNEGQGTTLTARASDPEGRALSYTWTQRSPASPQGTFNNANASNPTWTAPLLSTRTTFTLQVAATDERGGAAVSSVDVVVANDPSANRPPTVDSAITGPITVLSGDSIALSIGASDPDGDPLTYSWRTNPADLGAFTNGNTASATWRSAEVTSNSPRTVQVQVVVSDGVASVTRSLNVQVTVPTYSEHIQFIWNEACVSCHDNTSPSGNLNLLQGSSYANLVNVTGNNTSCGTLRRVRPGFPDTSLLVRKLSATNNCGGRMPRNNTAYFDNNPGYVTRIRSWIIAGAPNN, from the coding sequence ATGAACGAGTCCATGTCGTCTTCGCTGTCCCGGTGGAAGGGACGAGCGTTGTCGTGCGCGCTGTTTCTGGGTCTGGCCTGGCTTGGCTGCGGCTCGGATCCAGAGCCACAGCCGAGCCCCGGGGATGCGGTGGCGCCCGGGCGCGTCCAACTCACCGCCGGGGTGACGGCGGGGGAGTTCATCACCGGCCAGCGGCGGCTCGAGGCCGTCGCGGAGGATGACTCCGGTACCGTCGCCAAGGTGGCCTTCTATGTCTCCAACGTGCTCGCGTGCGCGGACAACGAGGCCAAGGCCTCCGGTGCCACCTTCGGATGTGTCTGGAACGCCAGCCAGACGCCCGAAGGAGACTACGTGCTCACGGTCGCGGCGCTGGACTCCTCCGGCAACACCACCACCTCCGCGCCCATCGCCTTCTCGGTGGGTGTGCGCAACGAGCCCCCGGTCTTCACGGAGGTGACTGCCGCTCCCGCCACTGTCAATGAGGGACAGGGGACGACCCTGACGGCGCGGGCGAGCGATCCAGAAGGCAGGGCCCTGAGCTACACCTGGACCCAGCGCTCGCCGGCTTCGCCCCAAGGCACGTTCAACAACGCGAATGCCTCGAACCCCACGTGGACGGCGCCCCTGCTCTCGACCCGGACGACCTTCACCCTCCAGGTGGCGGCCACCGACGAGCGGGGAGGGGCCGCCGTCTCCTCCGTGGACGTGGTGGTGGCGAACGATCCGAGCGCCAACCGCCCCCCCACGGTGGACTCCGCGATCACCGGGCCCATCACCGTCCTGTCCGGGGACTCCATCGCGCTGTCCATCGGCGCCAGCGATCCGGATGGGGATCCGCTGACCTATAGCTGGAGGACGAACCCCGCGGACCTGGGCGCCTTCACCAACGGGAATACCGCCTCAGCGACTTGGCGCTCCGCGGAGGTCACGTCGAACAGCCCCCGTACCGTGCAGGTGCAGGTCGTGGTGTCCGATGGTGTGGCCTCCGTGACGCGCTCGCTGAACGTGCAGGTCACCGTCCCCACCTATTCCGAGCACATCCAGTTCATCTGGAACGAGGCCTGCGTCAGCTGCCACGACAACACCAGCCCCAGCGGCAACCTGAACCTGCTCCAGGGAAGCTCCTACGCAAACCTGGTGAACGTGACCGGGAACAACACCTCCTGCGGCACCCTGCGGCGCGTGCGGCCGGGATTCCCGGACACCTCCTTGTTGGTGCGGAAGCTCAGCGCCACCAACAACTGCGGGGGGCGGATGCCTCGCAACAACACGGCCTACTTCGACAACAACCCGGGCTACGTCACCCGCATCCGCTCGTGGATCATCGCGGGCGCTCCCAACAACTGA
- a CDS encoding sterol desaturase family protein, producing MNLEQLMHDFVQRSSLLALGAITAGGFALIYFGLGGLGTLLTRRVFPRLGIGRVIDAHPLRPGQVREEIGWSLVSIALFGGYGALTVWLDSLGITRIRWELTASGLLVDLVVLTAWNEAHFYLCHRVLHTRWLFRHVHAIHHRSRVPTPFSTYSFHPVEATLLGSVMVLLQLFYDVSIWAALTYPLVSLTMNTLGHLNYSLLPGHWWTKPLRASEHHGLHHRKVNGNFGFQMPVLDLALGTELSDAPHQAQVRLASDRAP from the coding sequence ATGAACCTCGAGCAGCTGATGCACGACTTCGTCCAGCGCAGCTCCCTGCTCGCGCTGGGGGCCATTACCGCTGGGGGCTTTGCCCTCATCTACTTCGGCCTGGGTGGCCTGGGCACCCTGCTCACCCGTCGCGTCTTCCCTCGGCTCGGCATCGGCCGCGTCATCGATGCGCACCCCCTGCGCCCTGGCCAGGTGCGCGAGGAGATCGGCTGGTCGCTCGTCTCCATCGCCCTCTTCGGCGGCTATGGCGCCCTCACCGTCTGGCTCGACTCCCTCGGCATCACCCGCATCCGCTGGGAGCTCACCGCCTCCGGCCTGCTCGTGGACCTCGTCGTCCTCACCGCCTGGAACGAAGCCCACTTCTACCTCTGCCACCGGGTGCTCCACACGCGCTGGCTCTTCCGCCACGTCCACGCCATCCACCACCGCTCCCGCGTGCCCACCCCTTTCTCCACCTACAGCTTCCACCCCGTGGAGGCCACGCTGCTCGGCAGCGTCATGGTCCTGCTCCAGCTCTTCTACGACGTCAGCATCTGGGCCGCCCTCACCTACCCCCTGGTGAGCCTCACCATGAACACCTTGGGCCACCTCAACTACTCGCTCCTGCCCGGCCACTGGTGGACCAAACCGCTGCGCGCCAGCGAGCACCACGGCCTCCACCACCGCAAGGTGAACGGCAACTTCGGCTTCCAGATGCCCGTGTTGGATCTCGCCCTCGGCACCGAGCTGTCTGACGCGCCGCATCAGGCCCAGGTCCGTCTTGCATCTGACCGGGCTCCGTAG